GAAACATGTCTACAGAAGAGAACAAAGCAATAGTTCACCGATTCTTTGAAGAAGGCCCTTCTAAAGGAAATCTGAGTATTGCTGATGAATTGTTGTCACCTGATTTCACTTTACATGTTCCTCTTCCTGCTTCTCCAGGGATCGAGGGAATTAATGAAGTAATTACTGCATGCAGGGCAGCCTTCGAGCACCTTAAAGTTACAATTGAGGACATGGTTGCCGAGGGTAACAATGTGACTGCTCGTTTCACAGCTCGCGGTAT
The genomic region above belongs to Methanosarcina horonobensis HB-1 = JCM 15518 and contains:
- a CDS encoding ester cyclase; this encodes MSTEENKAIVHRFFEEGPSKGNLSIADELLSPDFTLHVPLPASPGIEGINEVITACRAAFEHLKVTIEDMVAEGNNVTARFTARGIHKGNFMGLPATGKPITLTGIEIFRIKDGKIAELWGEANLLGLMQQLGIIPVPVNQG